In Thermobaculum terrenum ATCC BAA-798, one genomic interval encodes:
- a CDS encoding ABC transporter permease, with translation MRFHHLATSNIRGNWRRYTAFLLSSTFSVMIFFLYATLTNHPDMDTSRMRYARAVVQGVVACEIIILVFTFFFTLYSLSAFLRSRSREFGLLALFGMTAGQIRRMVLIETFVIALISNVLGISLGIVFSKLFLLALSRMLYIDSPLRFMIVWRAVELTFGLFMGLFLVTAAISMLSFSSKSIVEQIREQRKPKTPPAASIWLSALAAVTLGAAYYLSYTTSKAQVTLRFLPVTLLVIVGTYFLFTQASVSLVRRLRGSRGYLRGTNMLVVSQLGYKLKDNARMLFMVTMLSMVALTVSCTLYTFLQDMKDRIADSYPQTFSWTVPGEGDQFEQRVERFITAHGGKITDRMKLQGLVMQVHGRYGMLVIPESAYNALAPSEERVSLGHRELLNVYPEEYADVPFWRMPEGETIQLEAQEGKRLLAYKVVGNVARAPSALTGYSLGWLVMDDAEYQWLRHGLARDSVYTTYGLELANWRAHRQLSEDLQLELFSREHIRLSSRIDAYYSVLQLFSLTLFIGVFVCVLFFIAAGSAIYFRMFTELQDDRSMYATLRKLGVSAREMGAVIGRQLLVMFFVPFLVATAHTLVAMKALANALSSNIWPYALTVIALFLLVQAAYYLAARRAYMHEVLRATR, from the coding sequence ATGAGGTTTCACCACTTAGCTACAAGTAACATCCGCGGCAACTGGAGGCGCTACACCGCCTTCCTGCTCAGCAGCACCTTCTCCGTGATGATCTTCTTCCTGTACGCCACGCTCACCAACCACCCCGACATGGACACCAGCCGCATGCGTTACGCCCGAGCGGTCGTGCAGGGCGTGGTGGCGTGCGAGATCATCATCCTGGTGTTCACCTTCTTCTTCACGCTCTACTCGCTGTCGGCCTTCCTGCGGTCCCGCAGCCGGGAGTTCGGCCTGCTGGCCCTCTTCGGCATGACAGCGGGCCAGATCAGGCGGATGGTGCTCATCGAGACCTTCGTCATAGCGCTCATCTCCAACGTGCTGGGCATATCGCTGGGGATCGTGTTCTCCAAGCTGTTCCTGCTGGCGCTCTCGCGCATGCTCTACATCGACAGCCCCCTCAGGTTCATGATCGTCTGGCGCGCCGTGGAGCTCACGTTCGGGCTGTTCATGGGGCTGTTCCTCGTGACCGCCGCGATCAGCATGCTCAGCTTCAGCTCGAAGTCGATCGTCGAGCAGATCAGGGAGCAGCGCAAGCCCAAGACCCCGCCTGCGGCCTCCATCTGGTTGAGCGCGCTGGCGGCCGTCACCCTGGGCGCGGCCTACTACCTGTCCTACACCACCAGCAAGGCCCAGGTGACGCTCCGCTTCCTGCCGGTCACGCTGCTCGTGATCGTGGGCACCTACTTCCTGTTCACCCAGGCGAGCGTCTCGCTGGTCAGGAGGCTGCGCGGCAGCCGCGGCTACCTCAGGGGCACGAACATGTTGGTGGTCTCGCAGCTGGGCTACAAGCTCAAGGACAACGCGCGCATGCTGTTCATGGTGACCATGCTGAGCATGGTCGCGCTGACCGTGTCGTGCACGCTGTACACCTTCCTGCAGGACATGAAGGACAGGATAGCCGACTCCTACCCCCAGACCTTCAGCTGGACCGTGCCAGGGGAAGGCGACCAGTTCGAGCAGCGGGTGGAGCGGTTCATCACGGCCCACGGCGGCAAGATCACCGACAGGATGAAGCTGCAGGGCCTGGTCATGCAGGTGCACGGCAGATATGGCATGCTGGTGATCCCCGAGTCGGCGTACAACGCCCTGGCGCCCAGCGAGGAGAGGGTCTCGCTCGGCCACCGCGAGCTCCTCAACGTCTATCCCGAGGAGTACGCCGACGTGCCCTTCTGGAGGATGCCCGAGGGAGAGACGATCCAGCTGGAGGCCCAGGAGGGCAAGCGATTGCTGGCGTACAAGGTGGTGGGGAACGTGGCGCGGGCTCCCAGCGCCCTCACGGGCTACTCGCTCGGGTGGCTGGTGATGGATGATGCCGAGTACCAGTGGCTGAGGCACGGCCTCGCCCGCGACTCGGTGTACACCACCTACGGGCTGGAGCTGGCCAACTGGCGGGCCCACAGGCAGCTGTCGGAGGACCTGCAGCTCGAGCTGTTCTCCCGCGAGCACATCAGGCTGTCCTCCCGTATCGACGCCTACTACTCGGTGCTGCAGCTGTTCTCGTTGACGCTGTTCATAGGGGTGTTCGTGTGCGTGCTGTTCTTCATAGCTGCGGGCAGCGCGATCTACTTCCGGATGTTCACCGAGCTGCAGGACGATCGGTCGATGTACGCCACCCTGCGGAAGCTGGGCGTCTCGGCCCGCGAGATGGGAGCCGTGATAGGGCGCCAGCTGCTGGTGATGTTCTTCGTGCCGTT
- a CDS encoding ABC transporter ATP-binding protein has translation MTASHTVSTHRDTSRVVLHARNLTKVYGTPGRGRLHKALDDVTLYVERGEFVGIMGPSGSGKTTLLNLLATIDRPTSGSITINGQDLSRLREGQLALFRRRELGFVFQDFNLLDTLSIRENILLPLVLDEVKPHIMHAKLQEIAHQLGIDDVLDKYPYEVSGGQAQRTAIARALIHDPSLLLADELTGNLDSKSAYGVMSALREMNEQRGATILMVTHDPFAASFARRVIFIRDGRLFSEIRTPGNRQTFFQQILDSLSVLGGSFDEVSPLSYK, from the coding sequence ATGACCGCAAGTCATACCGTGAGCACGCACAGGGACACGTCCCGAGTCGTGTTGCACGCCAGGAACCTGACGAAGGTGTACGGCACCCCGGGCAGGGGCAGGCTGCACAAGGCTCTGGACGACGTCACCCTCTACGTCGAGCGGGGGGAGTTCGTCGGGATCATGGGGCCTTCCGGCTCGGGCAAGACCACGCTCCTGAACCTGCTGGCGACGATAGATCGCCCCACATCGGGCAGCATAACGATCAACGGCCAGGACCTCTCCCGGCTGCGGGAAGGGCAGCTAGCGCTGTTTCGCAGGCGGGAGCTGGGCTTCGTGTTCCAGGACTTCAACCTCCTGGACACGCTGAGCATCAGGGAGAACATCCTGCTGCCGCTGGTGCTGGACGAGGTCAAGCCCCACATCATGCACGCCAAGCTCCAGGAGATAGCGCACCAGCTGGGCATAGACGACGTCCTGGACAAGTACCCCTACGAGGTATCCGGGGGGCAGGCCCAGCGCACGGCCATCGCCCGCGCCCTGATCCACGACCCGTCGCTGCTGCTCGCCGACGAGCTGACGGGGAACCTAGACTCCAAGTCCGCCTACGGCGTGATGTCGGCGCTCCGGGAGATGAACGAGCAGCGGGGCGCCACGATACTCATGGTCACCCACGACCCCTTCGCCGCGAGCTTCGCCCGCAGGGTGATCTTCATCCGGGACGGGCGCCTCTTCTCCGAGATCCGCACCCCCGGCAACCGGCAGACCTTCTTCCAGCAGATCCTGGACTCTCTAAGCGTACTGGGAGGGAGCTTCGATGAGGTTTCACCACTTAGCTACAAGTAA
- a CDS encoding sensor histidine kinase yields MRYDSTPRHITSEVAKHPLSDRLSLTRYLRDSTALGALFLLSSALSIAIIKLGVLDRGDVAYIFLLCVLCLVVYLAYDYLRHGPLRRELLSTRGQLEDSLRVHSPVTGEEEALTTLLWWSHELYTNRLQENKHALERHLEYAQLWVHQMKSPVSVIDLLIQQAPAGVDPEWLGSLAEEKDRLSEGLEMLLHAARIDKFETDLRPRTVDLVQLARDCVRERMGAFVRSGITPRVRSDADRVEVQTDPKWMRFVLGQLLSNAIKYSRLKQASGLHVDLEITSEDGRTLLTVRDEGVGIPPEDLPRIFEPFFTGENGRRTNESTGMGLYLVRQVLDNLGHTLEVSSEPGRGTAFKIAFESHSIISLREMRI; encoded by the coding sequence ATGAGATACGATAGCACCCCTCGCCACATCACCTCGGAGGTGGCCAAGCACCCCCTGAGCGATCGGCTGAGCCTCACACGGTATCTAAGGGACAGCACGGCGCTGGGGGCGCTCTTCCTGCTCAGCAGCGCCCTCTCGATAGCCATCATCAAGCTGGGCGTGCTCGACCGAGGCGACGTGGCGTACATCTTCCTGCTCTGCGTCCTGTGCCTGGTGGTCTACCTGGCCTACGACTACCTGCGCCACGGCCCGCTCCGCCGCGAGCTGCTCTCCACCCGAGGACAGCTCGAAGACTCCCTGCGAGTGCACAGCCCCGTGACCGGCGAGGAGGAGGCGCTCACGACGCTGCTCTGGTGGTCTCATGAGCTGTACACCAACCGCCTGCAGGAGAACAAACACGCTCTCGAGAGGCATCTTGAGTACGCTCAACTTTGGGTGCACCAAATGAAATCTCCGGTATCGGTAATCGACCTGCTCATCCAGCAGGCTCCCGCCGGGGTGGACCCTGAGTGGCTGGGAAGCCTCGCGGAGGAGAAGGACAGGCTGTCGGAGGGCCTGGAGATGCTGCTGCACGCGGCGCGGATAGACAAGTTCGAGACCGACCTGCGACCTCGGACGGTCGACCTGGTGCAGCTGGCCCGCGATTGCGTCCGCGAGCGCATGGGAGCCTTCGTGCGCAGCGGCATCACCCCCAGGGTGAGGAGCGACGCCGACAGGGTAGAGGTCCAGACCGACCCCAAGTGGATGCGCTTCGTGCTAGGCCAGCTCCTGTCCAACGCCATCAAGTACTCCCGCCTCAAGCAGGCGAGCGGCCTGCACGTGGACCTGGAGATCACCTCCGAGGACGGGCGCACGCTGCTGACGGTGAGGGACGAGGGCGTGGGCATCCCCCCCGAGGACCTGCCGCGCATCTTCGAGCCGTTCTTCACCGGGGAGAACGGCCGCAGGACGAACGAGTCCACCGGCATGGGCCTGTACCTGGTGCGGCAGGTGCTGGACAACCTGGGACACACCCTGGAGGTCTCCTCGGAGCCGGGCAGGGGCACGGCCTTCAAGATAGCCTTCGAGTCCCATAGCATCATCTCCCTCCGGGAGATGCGCATCTAG
- a CDS encoding response regulator transcription factor produces the protein MYRIYIIEDEHKIADMLARHLERYGYQVHIAQDLRQVKSEFLEIRPHLVILDINLPYYDGFYWCRQIRTVSSVPVIYISARSDDMDQVRAIENGGDDYLVKPFSLDVALAKVHSQLRRAYGEYASLSITEVQAAGGLLLDASRLVAEHAGRSVQLTRNEFLLLRLLLQQAGKVVSRSALLEALWEDSQYVDDNTLTVNVARLRQKLEGIGLQQAIETVRGYGYRLQTERQDNEIR, from the coding sequence GTGTACAGGATATACATCATAGAGGACGAGCACAAGATAGCCGATATGCTGGCCCGGCACCTGGAGAGGTACGGCTACCAGGTGCACATCGCTCAGGACCTCAGGCAGGTGAAGTCAGAGTTCCTCGAGATCCGTCCACACCTGGTGATCTTGGACATCAACCTACCGTACTACGATGGCTTCTACTGGTGTAGGCAGATCCGCACGGTGTCGAGCGTGCCGGTGATCTACATCTCCGCGCGCTCGGACGACATGGACCAGGTCAGGGCCATAGAGAACGGGGGCGATGACTATCTGGTCAAGCCCTTCAGCCTGGACGTGGCGCTGGCCAAGGTGCACAGCCAGCTGCGCAGGGCCTATGGCGAGTACGCCTCCCTGTCCATCACGGAGGTACAGGCGGCCGGGGGGCTGTTGCTCGACGCCTCGCGTCTCGTGGCGGAACACGCAGGGCGAAGCGTGCAGCTGACGCGCAACGAGTTCTTGCTGCTGAGGCTGCTGCTGCAGCAGGCGGGCAAGGTGGTCAGCCGAAGCGCCCTGCTGGAGGCGCTCTGGGAGGACTCGCAGTACGTGGACGACAACACCCTCACGGTCAACGTGGCGCGCCTGCGCCAGAAGCTGGAGGGCATCGGCCTCCAGCAGGCTATAGAGACTGTGAGAGGCTACGGCTACCGACTGCAGACGGAAAGACAGGACAATGAGATACGATAG
- a CDS encoding 2-phosphosulfolactate phosphatase: protein MLCTLDWGPEGLLEAVRREDIVVLVDVLRFCSTAVAAVRAGVRIIPALGRLEAEGLAAALKLPVVSSSKEGYEAGKPTDSPLWYQRYAVAGTRVVYPSSNGGRLLSSVRDYPYVVLGALLNASAAARYASALAGSLGKGVTVVAAGELSTDFDPESPPRLLFAAEDLLGAGAVIDALSADLSAEATVALGAWESCVQDRTKLLLTSWSGRHLQSTGRQEEVEYCAQLDVTEVVPILRHGEIVAAEG from the coding sequence ATGTTGTGCACATTGGATTGGGGACCCGAGGGACTGCTCGAGGCCGTCCGTCGTGAGGACATAGTGGTACTGGTGGACGTGCTCCGCTTCTGCTCCACGGCTGTGGCAGCTGTCCGGGCGGGAGTGAGGATCATCCCGGCACTGGGGCGCCTGGAGGCCGAGGGCTTGGCGGCGGCACTGAAACTGCCCGTGGTAAGCAGTTCCAAGGAGGGCTACGAGGCTGGCAAGCCCACCGACTCCCCACTATGGTATCAAAGATATGCGGTCGCGGGTACAAGGGTGGTGTACCCCTCCTCCAACGGCGGTCGGCTGCTCTCCAGCGTCAGGGACTACCCCTACGTGGTGCTGGGCGCACTGCTCAACGCCTCGGCGGCGGCAAGATATGCCAGTGCGCTGGCAGGGTCGTTAGGCAAGGGAGTCACGGTGGTGGCCGCCGGAGAGCTCAGCACGGACTTCGATCCCGAGTCCCCTCCTCGTCTACTGTTTGCCGCGGAGGATCTACTGGGGGCAGGAGCTGTGATCGATGCGCTGTCGGCGGACCTGTCCGCGGAGGCCACGGTGGCACTTGGTGCCTGGGAGTCCTGCGTACAGGACAGGACAAAGTTGCTGCTCACATCCTGGAGTGGTAGGCATCTCCAGAGCACTGGCAGGCAGGAGGAGGTGGAGTACTGCGCGCAACTCGATGTCACAGAGGTAGTCCCCATCCTAAGGCACGGAGAGATCGTCGCCGCCGAGGGTTAG
- a CDS encoding hemolysin family protein: MDVSSSIALIAAVIFVLANAFFVASEFAIVAVRRSRLEQLASEGNTTAKIALYMVEHLDAYIAACQLGITMASLALGWIGEPAFAHLIEPPLEELVGRFAPQLAHGISIGVAFTIITAMHIVVGELAPKGLAIQKTEGTVLWVARPLTIFYRVFRWPITALNAIGNGILLLFGLQPATETESVHSVEELRFLVRGMREAGVVEPSEARIATRAFEFADVTAGSVMTPRTELEAVPVDTPLEQLVAKAATAQHSRLLVYDGDLDNILGDVHVHDILRAVYARRPVKLRDLIRPALLVPESKPADDLLEEMRKARRPIAVVVDEYGGTAGIVTIEDLVEVLVGPIEEELPPGVREAMQPEEPQVLDGLMRLRELEEMLGVEIEEEDHVETLGGLIMARLGRIPQEGDEVEIGGHKLRVEKMDGMRVDSVRLLN; encoded by the coding sequence ATGGACGTTTCATCATCGATAGCCCTTATAGCGGCTGTTATATTTGTCCTGGCCAACGCCTTCTTCGTAGCCTCCGAGTTCGCGATAGTCGCAGTCCGCAGATCCCGACTGGAACAGCTGGCCTCCGAGGGTAACACCACCGCCAAGATCGCCCTGTACATGGTTGAGCACCTCGATGCCTACATCGCCGCCTGCCAGCTCGGCATCACCATGGCCTCGCTGGCCTTGGGATGGATCGGCGAGCCGGCGTTCGCTCACCTGATAGAGCCGCCGCTCGAGGAGCTGGTGGGGCGCTTTGCGCCCCAGTTAGCCCACGGCATCTCCATCGGCGTGGCGTTCACCATCATCACTGCCATGCACATCGTCGTGGGGGAGCTCGCCCCGAAGGGGCTGGCCATCCAGAAGACCGAGGGCACCGTGTTGTGGGTAGCCCGGCCGCTGACCATCTTCTACCGCGTCTTCCGATGGCCGATCACGGCGCTCAACGCCATAGGCAACGGCATCCTGCTGCTGTTTGGGCTGCAGCCCGCCACGGAGACGGAGAGCGTGCACAGCGTGGAGGAGCTGCGCTTCCTCGTGCGCGGCATGCGCGAGGCCGGGGTGGTGGAGCCCTCCGAGGCCCGCATCGCCACGCGAGCCTTCGAGTTCGCCGACGTCACCGCGGGCAGCGTGATGACCCCGCGGACCGAGCTGGAGGCTGTGCCCGTGGACACTCCCCTCGAGCAGCTGGTGGCCAAGGCCGCGACCGCGCAGCACTCACGCCTGCTGGTGTACGATGGCGACCTGGACAACATCCTCGGAGACGTCCACGTGCACGACATCCTGCGAGCGGTGTACGCCCGCAGGCCCGTGAAGCTGCGCGACCTCATAAGGCCGGCGCTGCTGGTGCCCGAGAGCAAGCCCGCGGATGACCTGCTGGAGGAGATGAGGAAGGCCAGGCGCCCGATAGCCGTGGTGGTGGACGAGTACGGCGGTACCGCCGGTATAGTCACCATCGAGGATCTCGTCGAGGTGCTGGTGGGGCCCATAGAGGAGGAGCTCCCGCCGGGCGTGAGGGAGGCCATGCAGCCGGAGGAGCCTCAGGTGCTTGATGGGCTGATGAGGCTGCGCGAGCTGGAGGAGATGTTGGGCGTGGAGATCGAGGAAGAAGATCACGTGGAGACCCTGGGGGGGCTGATCATGGCCCGGCTCGGGCGCATCCCCCAGGAGGGGGACGAGGTCGAGATAGGGGGACACAAGCTGCGCGTCGAGAAGATGGACGGCATGAGGGTGGACTCCGTGCGCCTGCTGAACTAG
- a CDS encoding YIP1 family protein, with translation MQLPQGYAEPAGGREFDPADFLQSFWRTTLDVLTRPVDFFRELPRQAGYGRPIVYYATALVIYAVLTFILALLLPAASVDRLLSGGQSAQEPTVAMEILTMILTVAFGLMGLFIGAGFIHVGVLLFGQTQNPSYETTTRLTAYVSGATYMISWIPFIGWLASLYAIYLYIVAVREQYGISTGRAAAAVLVPGLFLLLVVCLCIAVVGAALFAALSGVRTSP, from the coding sequence ATGCAGTTACCTCAAGGTTACGCCGAGCCCGCTGGGGGGAGGGAGTTTGACCCGGCGGACTTCCTGCAGTCCTTCTGGCGGACCACCCTGGATGTGCTGACCCGGCCTGTCGATTTCTTCCGGGAGCTTCCCAGGCAGGCTGGATATGGCAGGCCGATCGTGTATTATGCGACGGCGCTAGTAATCTACGCAGTGCTCACCTTCATCCTGGCTTTGCTACTGCCCGCGGCCAGCGTGGACAGGCTGCTTAGCGGGGGGCAGAGCGCGCAGGAGCCTACCGTGGCCATGGAGATCCTGACGATGATACTGACGGTGGCCTTCGGCCTCATGGGGCTGTTCATAGGTGCTGGCTTCATCCACGTAGGGGTGCTGCTCTTTGGGCAGACACAGAACCCCAGCTACGAGACCACCACCCGCCTGACAGCCTATGTTTCTGGAGCAACCTACATGATCTCCTGGATCCCGTTCATCGGATGGCTGGCCAGCCTGTACGCTATTTACCTTTATATCGTGGCAGTGCGCGAGCAGTACGGGATAAGTACAGGTAGGGCGGCTGCAGCGGTGCTGGTGCCGGGTCTGTTCCTCCTGCTGGTCGTGTGCCTCTGTATAGCTGTGGTGGGTGCGGCCCTGTTCGCTGCGCTAAGTGGCGTGCGGACATCGCCGTAG
- a CDS encoding HpcH/HpaI aldolase family protein, translating to MRKNHVLEKLRAGQPSVGMWLSLPSPEAAEYVSRLGVDWLVVDAEHSAVDIRTLALMFMAINGSPAAPMVRIPWNTAETFKRVLDAGAWGVVVPMLKSRQEAEDAVSSLRYPPVGVRSVGGGRHAISFDTTAGEYYEHANAEILLAIQIEHIDGVERADEILSVPGIDVCFVGPNDLAASMGVGLGAGLECDDPRVVEAIEHVLQACRHYGVAPGIHCSNAEAVNMRIEQGFLFCGMASELRYMLNGISADIRKIRREVPSQPASHGPQVQY from the coding sequence ATGAGGAAAAACCACGTGCTGGAGAAGTTGCGAGCCGGTCAACCCTCGGTGGGGATGTGGCTCTCCCTGCCCAGCCCCGAGGCGGCCGAGTACGTGAGCCGCCTCGGGGTGGACTGGCTGGTCGTTGATGCCGAACACAGCGCAGTGGACATACGCACGCTGGCGCTGATGTTCATGGCGATCAATGGATCGCCGGCGGCTCCCATGGTGCGCATCCCGTGGAACACGGCGGAGACCTTCAAGCGAGTCCTTGACGCCGGTGCCTGGGGCGTGGTCGTGCCCATGCTCAAGAGCCGGCAAGAGGCCGAGGATGCAGTCAGCTCTCTCCGGTACCCGCCGGTCGGGGTGAGGTCGGTGGGCGGGGGGAGACACGCCATCAGCTTCGACACCACCGCCGGCGAGTACTATGAGCACGCCAACGCAGAGATCCTCCTGGCCATACAGATCGAGCACATCGACGGCGTCGAGCGCGCCGATGAGATCCTCTCCGTGCCTGGCATAGATGTCTGCTTCGTGGGTCCCAACGACCTGGCGGCCTCGATGGGGGTTGGCCTTGGGGCCGGGCTGGAGTGTGATGATCCCAGGGTAGTGGAGGCCATAGAGCACGTCCTGCAGGCCTGCCGACACTACGGAGTTGCCCCGGGCATCCATTGCTCCAACGCCGAGGCGGTCAACATGCGTATAGAGCAGGGCTTCCTGTTCTGCGGCATGGCCAGCGAGCTGCGCTACATGCTCAACGGCATCTCCGCCGACATCCGCAAGATACGTCGCGAGGTGCCTTCTCAACCCGCCTCTCATGGTCCCCAAGTGCAGTACTAG
- a CDS encoding glycosyltransferase family 4 protein, which yields MLRASFGKTFPIVTLVHGIGYPNQLPAFIASLAALRQPTDTIIAPSNAVKKVFLSHWNNISSLIGIDTPPPNVHVIHYGVPCVHPIPKRIARASLMWDETPVIVFLGRLCSWDKADFNSLFEASAKLKAQGKMFKLLLAGYASSTDVKPLWLSATNYGLLDLLEIRPNISDVEKNLLLSGCDIFVSPSNTISESFGLSIVEAMLHAVPIVCTSWSGYREIVRDGVDGFLVDTYWNAPQAESMEEMFVMRGYTSFLRQRRSRYGSTSTLPRYAHRRREA from the coding sequence ATGCTAAGAGCATCCTTCGGTAAGACGTTTCCTATAGTAACCTTGGTACACGGCATCGGCTATCCCAACCAGTTGCCAGCATTCATAGCCTCTTTAGCTGCTCTTCGTCAGCCAACGGATACGATAATAGCTCCAAGCAACGCTGTAAAGAAGGTATTCCTAAGCCATTGGAATAATATTTCATCCCTCATTGGTATCGACACGCCTCCACCCAATGTACATGTAATCCATTATGGTGTCCCTTGCGTACACCCCATACCAAAAAGGATTGCACGCGCATCATTAATGTGGGATGAGACTCCCGTCATAGTATTCTTGGGACGACTATGTAGCTGGGACAAGGCTGATTTCAATAGCCTATTCGAGGCCAGTGCGAAGTTGAAGGCTCAGGGCAAGATGTTTAAGCTGTTGCTAGCCGGATATGCAAGCTCTACCGATGTGAAGCCTTTGTGGCTTAGTGCTACCAATTATGGTCTCCTAGACCTACTTGAGATCCGCCCGAATATATCTGATGTGGAGAAAAACCTCCTGCTTAGTGGTTGCGATATATTCGTATCCCCATCAAACACCATATCTGAATCCTTTGGACTCTCCATAGTGGAAGCTATGCTCCACGCAGTTCCCATAGTTTGCACTTCTTGGTCTGGATATCGCGAGATCGTAAGGGATGGCGTAGATGGCTTTCTTGTAGACACTTATTGGAATGCCCCTCAAGCTGAAAGCATGGAAGAGATGTTCGTCATGCGTGGCTACACCTCCTTTCTCAGACAACGTCGCAGTAGATACGGATCAACTAGCACATTACCTAGGTATGCTCATAGAAGACGAGAAGCTTAG
- a CDS encoding ABC transporter ATP-binding protein: MTSILQAILPTAELVASKLVIDRIVTNLSGHHSSSHFWSPSLRYLILIAVLIITLGQVLVPLNDTLRSILADRVTGQVNRKLLLATSKWPGLSHFEDPQIADDWERVRRYAPQSGLEILTVSTGVFVNLCTMIGLAATLAHLHPLALLLVLATALPQMLAQWRYGTSTTRHLYTQTSESRKLGYWKRTQLTPEAAKDVRSYWLWPYFQFRYASSFEHTLGQLDKIRRGLSLRLSLASAVSAAGIAGVYMYLIWNLAQNLSPVGDLVLYGGAAMLMQSRLLELSAILGQIPKSVIFLPSLFKLLDVPADLQQAQTHRCVPHTIERGIEFQDVWFTYPGNNSPVLKGISFTWEPDQVLALVGPNGAGKTTIVKLLLRFYDPQEGRILLDGVDLKDYDLDDLRSRIAAIFQDFVRYEFTIKENVAIADISRMEDQDRLLLALQKADAYKLTAKLPKWIYTRLGRELGDTDLSGGEWQKIALARAFVRDAQLVILDEPTAALDAQAERELFDRFRKLFEGHTAIIISHRLSTVRMADHIVVLVNGTVVEQGDHSQLLALGGYYAEMFKMQAKWYR, translated from the coding sequence TTGACGAGCATTCTACAAGCCATCCTACCAACGGCCGAGCTAGTAGCCTCCAAGCTGGTTATCGACAGGATAGTCACTAACTTATCCGGCCACCACTCAAGTAGTCATTTTTGGTCACCCAGCCTGAGATACCTCATACTGATAGCAGTCTTGATAATTACCTTAGGTCAGGTTCTAGTGCCACTGAATGATACCCTGAGGAGCATACTGGCAGATCGCGTTACCGGTCAGGTCAACAGAAAACTGTTACTGGCTACCAGCAAATGGCCTGGACTCTCGCATTTCGAGGACCCACAGATAGCCGACGACTGGGAGCGTGTTCGTAGGTACGCTCCTCAGAGCGGCCTGGAGATACTAACGGTGAGCACTGGCGTCTTCGTCAACCTGTGTACCATGATAGGGCTGGCTGCAACACTGGCGCATCTCCACCCTCTGGCACTTTTGCTGGTGTTAGCAACTGCACTGCCCCAAATGCTAGCTCAGTGGAGATATGGCACTAGCACCACTAGACATCTGTATACACAGACATCAGAATCCCGCAAGCTTGGTTACTGGAAGAGAACTCAACTAACTCCAGAGGCGGCAAAGGACGTTCGTTCATATTGGCTTTGGCCTTACTTTCAGTTCAGATACGCCAGCAGCTTTGAGCACACACTAGGACAGCTAGACAAAATACGCAGGGGGCTCTCTCTAAGGCTGTCCCTAGCCTCAGCCGTTTCAGCCGCGGGCATTGCCGGGGTATATATGTACCTTATATGGAATTTGGCTCAAAACCTGTCCCCAGTAGGAGACTTGGTGTTGTACGGTGGTGCAGCTATGTTGATGCAATCCAGACTACTGGAATTGAGCGCGATCTTGGGCCAGATACCAAAGTCCGTCATCTTTCTACCAAGCTTGTTCAAGCTCCTTGACGTGCCAGCGGATCTACAGCAGGCGCAAACCCATCGATGCGTACCCCACACCATCGAGAGGGGAATCGAGTTCCAGGACGTATGGTTTACCTATCCAGGCAACAACAGTCCTGTTTTGAAAGGCATCTCATTCACTTGGGAACCAGACCAGGTACTGGCGCTAGTGGGACCAAATGGCGCGGGCAAGACCACGATAGTCAAACTGCTCCTGCGGTTTTACGACCCACAGGAGGGTCGAATACTCTTGGATGGGGTGGACCTAAAGGATTACGATCTAGATGATCTAAGAAGCAGGATAGCGGCTATATTCCAAGACTTTGTTCGCTATGAGTTTACCATCAAGGAAAACGTAGCTATCGCAGATATCAGTAGGATGGAGGATCAAGATCGATTGCTGCTGGCCTTACAGAAAGCTGATGCATATAAACTAACAGCAAAACTCCCCAAATGGATATACACACGCCTGGGGCGCGAGTTAGGTGATACTGACCTATCGGGAGGGGAATGGCAGAAGATCGCGCTAGCTAGGGCTTTTGTACGTGATGCCCAGCTAGTGATCCTCGATGAACCGACCGCAGCCCTGGATGCACAAGCCGAGAGAGAATTGTTCGATCGCTTTCGCAAACTGTTCGAAGGCCATACTGCAATTATCATAAGTCATAGATTAAGTACTGTTAGGATGGCAGATCACATAGTAGTGCTTGTAAATGGTACGGTTGTGGAACAGGGCGATCACTCACAACTCTTAGCTCTTGGTGGATACTATGCGGAGATGTTCAAAATGCAGGCCAAATGGTATAGATAA